gttgttgttgatcatcattttgttgttcaaaaataAGATTAAATGACCAAAATTTAACCGATTTATCTTCACAGCCAGTAACAATACCGGTCAAATTGGgtaataaattcaatgaccAAATTGGTTGACCAACACCATCGTCGATTGTAGATTGTATCGATGCTGATAACaggtttattatttgaattttaccCGTTTTTGTACCAACGATAGCATGTTTATTTCCCGGCACAAAAGTCATGCACAGTGGATATTCAAtaccatcattgattgtattTGTACAACGACAACTGGATTTATTccataattttattgaatcagAACTTGCCGTTAATATTGATAAGCTATCTGAGCTAATTGCAATCGTACGGATATCATTTCGATGGCCCATcgtattgatgattgataattgtttcgattcgattgtttgatttttaattgattttatcaaaatttgttgaaattcaatttgattattacacAATAGAATCGATAGACGATATTCTTGTTCACCATCGATAGATCGTATAAATCGTACATCAATCGAACGAATTTTCGCCACCGATTTAATCGAATCTAAACGTTCGATTTCATCTGAAATTATTgtggattcaattttttccatttcattatcattattcaaatcttcttcatttaatcttcgtttcttttctttACGTATTcgtttcttcattttcatggAAATTTCTTCATTGGAACGTAttttaaataattcaataaaattatctTTACCATGACATACTAATAAACGTTCAGTTTGATCGACGAAAATATTGGTCAATTTTTCCATACTTTTTCTGAGGATGGTGCcaaaattttcgattaaaataaaattatcaacatcttcatcattgttgatatcatcatcatcatgattatcatcaccaagcAATTGTAATCGTTTCAATCGTTTAGCACGAGATTCAGccaattttttctgaaaatcTTCTTGTTCATCTTCGGCAAATGTTATTTTCCAAACTTTTAGTTCAGAATCAGAGCCACCAGAAATGATTTCCGTATCATTACGTAATAGAACAAAACTCCATACTTCAGTATGATGTCCAACTATTGTTCGAAAACAATGCTGTGTTTCAAGATCCCATAATTTTATATACGTATCACTTGACGCCGATATCAATATCCAAGGATGTTGTCTCATGAATTCCAATTTATTCACTGGACCTTTATGACCTTTAAGACGAAATAGGCCAGATTGATTGGCAACATCCCAAATGACAATTTCTGTATCTTTTCCACCACTAGCAATACGTAGACCAGTTTGATCCAATGCGATACATGTAACACAGCCACGATGGCCAGAAAATATAACTTTTAATTTTCTATCTTCTtgacaatcaaacaatcgaATTGAGCCATCATGATGGCCACTACAAATGACCATacttttatcattgaatgcCATACATgatatcattgaattttttgtcatcgccgatgatgaatttgaaccatcatcatcattaatatctATTCGTTCAATTTGTTGACATGTTTTAAGATCCCAGAAAACAATATCTTCACAAGCTGCTGTAGCACAAATACGATCCGTCATTGTCATTCCAGGCCATTGATGCAGTAATTGTATTGCTTGACATGGTGAACCGATAACACCGAATTTTTCAGCCGCTGTCCATCGTAGATATTGTTTTGTAATGCCCATAATTTATAcaaaattttggaaaaaaaaatttcaatcaaaaaaacatcaagCTCACACCACAGCACGTGCTTGTCACGTAAACACACGTGGTCATGGCATTTGTGTACGgtaaacaaaacgaaactaaaaaaaaattcatctgtTTCGAAAATGATTGCCACAtgactgattttttttatcggccaaattttttttttaaaataatttttaaattttcccATACCATCATGAGTTACGAAGAACAACAGGCTGATGAATTGGATGCAATGAAAGCAATTTATCCAACAGAATTAACATGTATGTGTTgaagattttgaattttgaaaaaaaataattttttctctctttaaaatcatttcagtattcaatgatgatgatggtgatggtgatcataagaaattattgaatgaaaatcaattgccaaaattttcaatcaaaatctccagtgaattcaatgaagatgatgataatgattgtgataaATGTATGTTGTGCAAAATGTGTCAAGCCATTTCttgatttaattaaattttcctttttcttcCATTGATTCTATAGATGAACTTGaattattgtttcaattaCCGAAAAATTATCCCGATGTTGGTCCtacaattgaaatattttcatcaaaaaatctAGAAGATTGTGATGAATTAGAAATCGTTGACATTCTAAATGATATGACTGCTGATAATATCGGTATGGTAATGGTATTCACAATGGTTACACGTGCATCCGAATGGTTGAATACATTAAAGGAGCGGAAAATAATCGAAAGGAAACAAGCAGaagaacaaagaaaaaaagagattgaAGAAatggaacgaaaaaaattcgaaggTACACGTGTAACGGTGGAAACATTCATAGcttggaaaatgaaatttgatgcTGAAATGGCTACACTAGCTgctaaaaataaagaaatgaaaaaagatgaaacaGGAAAATTAACCGGTAAAGAAATGTTTCTACAGGATAAGAATCTTATTGATTCGGATCTAAATTTTGCCGATGTTATTGCTGGCGATGATTTAGATGTGGATATTAAAGTTGATGAAAGTCTatttcaagatgatgatgaacttcTGACTGAAGATGactgattgattattttaaatggaacaaaaaaaacattattaagttatataattaaaatttatcaaattttttttttacaaaaaaaaaaaattgtcatttgatttatGAACGAACCTTTGAGAATCGAATCACGTGGTTGGTGTATAcatgcttgtttttttttcaatttgttacATTTGACATCGATAATTCAAAATGGTTGATGGTTTTCAAATTGGCAGTCTAACCGATCTGGTTGAACGTAAAGAAAGGACTATGAAAACTAAATTATCACCATTCATGAAAGCCAAAAAGATTGTGAtgaagaataagaaaaaatccatgttgatgaataagaataaaaaatttgtcgtcttgaaaaatgaatcatcaataatgaagaataaaaagaaagGCAAAAAACTTACGACAACAATCGAACCAATagaagatgaagaagaagcaGATGAttctcttgttgttgatccaGAAATTGATGCTGCAGATAACAgcgacgataatgatgatgatgatgatgatgttgaacaatcgaaaaattcgTCGACAAATAAATCCGAACAAGATTCATCGGGAAAACAGTTGCGTACATTGTTCATCGGTAATC
This is a stretch of genomic DNA from Dermatophagoides farinae isolate YC_2012a chromosome 2, ASM2471394v1, whole genome shotgun sequence. It encodes these proteins:
- the LOC124499746 gene encoding uncharacterized protein LOC124499746; translated protein: MAFVYGKQNETKKKFICFENDCHMTDFFYRPNFFFKIIFKFSHTIMSYEEQQADELDAMKAIYPTELTLFNDDDGDGDHKKLLNENQLPKFSIKISSEFNEDDDNDCDKYELELLFQLPKNYPDVGPTIEIFSSKNLEDCDELEIVDILNDMTADNIGMVMVFTMVTRASEWLNTLKERKIIERKQAEEQRKKEIEEMERKKFEGTRVTVETFIAWKMKFDAEMATLAAKNKEMKKDETGKLTGKEMFLQDKNLIDSDLNFADVIAGDDLDVDIKVDESLFQDDDELPIEDEEEADDSLVVDPEIDAADNSDDNDDDDDDVEQSKNSSTNKSEQDSSGKQLRTLFIGNLPANFPMKNLKKILQQYGKVISIRIRCVAPAKITLSKKVAYLSNQVNPNKNTVNAYVVFKQPEAVKNALELNGTKFEEHTIQVDTLENDRHYDHSMSLFLGNLSFKTNEDELREFFIECGEIKSVRIVRDPKTGMGKGFGYVNFKTKDSVVLAMEKNGQMFKNREIRIKPYKYNEESSSSSSKTKKADKIKNKVTKKQHKSSSDGFQGELAIKKSKKLMKKSMKNRLNASKIKKQKKQIAQIMNKK
- the LOC124499741 gene encoding WD repeat-containing protein 3, translating into MGITKQYLRWTAAEKFGVIGSPCQAIQLLHQWPGMTMTDRICATAACEDIVFWDLKTCQQIERIDINDDDGSNSSSAMTKNSMISCMAFNDKSMVICSGHHDGSIRLFDCQEDRKLKVIFSGHRGCVTCIALDQTGLRIASGGKDTEIVIWDVANQSGLFRLKGHKGPVNKLEFMRQHPWILISASSDTYIKLWDLETQHCFRTIVGHHTEVWSFVLLRNDTEIISGGSDSELKVWKITFAEDEQEDFQKKLAESRAKRLKRLQLLGDDNHDDDDINNDEDVDNFILIENFGTILRKSMEKLTNIFVDQTERLLVCHGKDNFIELFKIRSNEEISMKMKKRIRKEKKRRLNEEDLNNDNEMEKIESTIISDEIERLDSIKSVAKIRSIDVRFIRSIDGEQEYRLSILLCNNQIEFQQILIKSIKNQTIESKQLSIINTMGHRNDIRTIAISSDSLSILTASSDSIKLWNKSSCRCTNTINDGIEYPLCMTFVPGNKHAIVGTKTGKIQIINLLSASIQSTIDDGVGQPIWSLNLLPNLTGIVTGCEDKSVKFWSFNLIFEQQNDDQQQQQQQSTESKILTLNHERTLLVDEGVICTKVSPNSKFIAVAMLDSCVKIYFCDSHKFFLSLYGHKLPVLCMDISYDNRLIVTGSSDKNIKIWGMDFGDCHRSLFAHDDNILCLQFVPKTHHFFTTSKDHRIKMWDADTFEKITSLEGHHGEIWAMAIAPNGKYMVTASHDKSIRLWQKTQEPLILEEEKELENEKEFDLVGESHTTVPGESSLNHQESGRAQKKTTETIRSIERLIESIDIYREEIDGDHGEMKKPSRESCNPNLTIYRTECPRRFMLEILLRIPSNELEETLLQLPFYYIQQLLQILSELLERRWEIELICRCVCYIVRVNFGQITSCSSSMARLIDRIRQQMQLAIESVEELAGVNNVGLKYFENIFESRQNVSLFAEVLVENRMMKNNKKHKKRNNQTAPILTWN